A window of [Clostridium] innocuum genomic DNA:
ATGCGTGAGATACGGCTGATCTGTAGGCCTGGCTACAGATAATTAACTGCCAGAATAGCGATACCGAGCACTGTAAGCACAACTCCGGTAGCCCGATTCAGTGTTTTGGCGCTGGCCTTATTGGCAAATCTAGCTGCAATTCTTGCCCAAAGCAGGGTAGAGGCGATGCAGAGAATCAGAGCTGTCATATCCGGCATACCTCCAATGGTAAAGTGACTGACAGCACCGGTAAATGCGGTGAAGGTCATGATAAATACGCTGGTACCAACCGCTGTTTTCAATTCATAGCCAAGTACGCTGGTCAGAATCAGCAGCATCATCATACCGCCGCCTGCTCCGATGAATCCGCAGATAAAGCCGACCATCGCTCCGGACACCATGGATTGCATAAGTCTTTTTTTCGGATCGGTATGCTCCATACTGCTTTTTGTTGTCATCACCGGACGTACGATGAATTTAATTCCAAGCAGCAGTGTCATAAAGGTGGAGAATCTGCCCATTGCTGTTCCCGGAACCAGACTCGATACATAGCTGCCAACAAGTGTGAAGATAAGTACGAATATCATCATAATAAGACCGTTGCGGATATCCAGATTTCCGTGTCTGCCATATGTATAAGCGGAAACAGCGCTGGCCAGCACATCACTTGCCAGGGCAATTCCCACAGCCATATAGGGTTCCATATGCAGGAACGTAATTAGCATCGGGGATATGACAGCTGCGGCACTCATCCCTGCAAAGCCTGTGCCAAGCCCTGCGCCAATGCCGGCAATGAAGCAGATTACAAAGGTATATAGCATAAACATAACTCCTTTTTTGTTCATAATGTATGAATATCATTATACTCCTGCAAAAAAGGGGATGCAAATAATTTTACATCAATTCAAATCTATATGCTTCCTTATGATTCGTGCGACTTTTTTGAAAAAGATAAAACCACCCTTTTTATCAAAGGATGGTTTTATCGTGCTTTTGTAAACAGTTTCCTTTATTTTGATGTATTATTTAGTATTGCTTTTATACGATTCTTCAATTCCTCTAAGGTATCACATTCCAAAAGCAGATTGGATACGATATGCAGTTGATCCTCGGTTAATGACTGTAGCCATGCTGTACAGTCTTCCTGAAATTTGGCTTCCATGAGCCTATGTAAGAGTTGTCTCTCTCCTTCAAGCTTACCTTCTGCTTTCCCTTTTATGATACCTTCTTTCATTCCCTCCTCAAAGCTGTCCTCCAAGCCGTAGCGATAACGTGCCTCTCCCATCTGAATCGCCATTGCGGTTGACCACAGCTCATCATCCTTCTGCATTTCCTCGTACTTGTCCATGAATACCTTCACCAGCCTTTCCTTTGATTCCAGTATATCATTTTTCGCATTGTTTTCAAACAGGAAGCACTGCTGTTCAAAGTCATCCATCTGCTGAATGGCCTTTTTCTTAGCGATTTCATTGATAACGGGCAGATGGACGTAGGTTCTTCTAATCAGTGGGTGTTTACTCTCATCTTCCCCCTGCTCATTGCGCATCTGATAGTGATTGATCAGATTTTTATTATTCCATGCGCATTTTTCAATGAAAATAATCTGATATACCGGCTTTAAATCCTTGTACTTTTCACTGCTATCCAGCTGGTTGTTCAATGCTCTGGCCCCATAAAATTCAAAGCGCATCATTTCCGCTACTCCTGCATAGGTAGTCTGCATTTCCAGGTTAAAAAAACGACCTTTCTCATCCTTCACATGAACATCCAGAATAATGCGTTTCTTCCCGATTGTTCCGGGATCCAGATTCGGATTCTGTACAGTGCTTTCCTTTACCTTAATTCCGGTAACACGTTCAATAATGGTGTTGCGGGCGTACACAGATCCTTCATCCTCACGTGATAGTGTGTACTTGAAGAATACATCATTGCAGTAATTTAATACAGTATTTGCTTTCGTATTTTCCATGACGAAAACCTCCTTCTGTAAGCTCATCATCACTTACATACTTCTATACGTTAAGAAGGTATGAAATTCCTAAAAAATCCACATATTCTTGATTTTTTTAATATATTCTCATAATAAGGGTTTTTTCATAGATACCAGGAGAGTTTGTTGTATCTCCGTTACAGCAGAGCCCTGTATACCGCCTGTATCGTTATGTGATGTAAGATTTCATAATCCGCACTTAATTCACTCAGAACTTCCAACAGTAAATTTTGCTGTTGCATCAATGAAGGAATGATATTTATATAGAAAAATACTTGGAATGCGCTTTCATGTGTGTTATACTATGGTTGTTGAGTGGTATAGACCACTGGAAAACGTGATGTTTAAAGGAGATAGGGCATATGGAAGATACAGTAAAGCTGAAATGGTATTTTCGACTGTTTTCAAAACTAGATAATGAAGCATGTAATGTGGACATGACAAATCGTGCAGTAGCATGGGGGATTGATTGGATAGCTGGCTCACTGATTACTGCATTTCCTACTGTCATATTTTATATGGCTTTAACTAAAACACAGGAGGTCAACCAAAATCTGCTTGCATTTGATCAGCCTTATGGCTGGGTGGCAGGTATACTCAGCCTGCTGTTCTGCATCGCATATTATGTGATTTATCCTTATCGTCATAACGGTCAGACATGTGGAAAGAAATTCATGGACATGAAAATCGTTAAGCGGGATGGAAGTGATATTGATTTGAAATCATTATGTAAACGGCAAATTTTAGGTTGTATAATTCTGGAAGGCTGTCTGATTCCCGGGGGCAGCTACGTTTGTCAGCTGTTATCATTGGCAGCGGGATATGATCTGACGCTGGTTCTTGGTGTAGCAAGTGGTGTCATCTGCTTGTTGTCTATCTATATCGCAATGAAAAAGAAATCCAGAAGAATGATTCATGACTACCTGGCAGATACAAAGGTAGTCGCGATTGAGAAATAATGAAAGTTATTTATAAGCAGACTTCCATGAGGTCTGTTTTTTTATTTGTCAAGGCAAGGAATAAATTCATATATGAAGCATCTTTGGCAAAGCGTATGAAGTTCATGGTGAAGTTATTTAAATAACAACGAAATTTGACCAGCTAGCCAGTATGAATGAAGAGATATAAAAAGCTGCATAATCCGTATAATATGCCGGCATTCCGGATTCTTTTAAAAAGAGAGATTAAGTTACCATACTGTTCCCGGAATTATGCACTTACTATATTAAAAGTGTAAATTGACACGCTAAGGTTAACTGGCTCCCATGAAAAATATGGAAGAAGCGATGCATGGCTATCATCAGCTTTCTTTGATATACTTTGTGCATGAGAGAATTGTATTTTCTGAGAAGTGTAGAGCTGTCATAGATTGGAATAGTGTTTAAAATCGGGCAAGAAGTGTGTAAAACATTATGTATTTGAATAATTCTAATTTCTGTATGGCAATTCTTTTGGAAATTTAATTTTTTAAGCATCTCAGAGAATAAAATAAAGGTGCATAAGACCTAGGACCTTATGAGGAGGAAACACAGTATATGTATAGTGGAACAAAGAAATTAATTCTGGACTATCTGATGGATGAAACTGCATATCTAAAAAGAAAAAACAGGCATCATTATTCTTCCGCATATATTGCAGATAAGTTTATGATCAGCCGGAGTCTGTCGAGTCATTACTTAAACGATTTGTACAAAGAAGGGGAATTGATTAAGGTAAATGAAAGACCGGTACTGTATTTGCATAAGGATATATTACGTAGCCGCATTCGCGGAAAATCACTGCGAAGTGAATATGATACCGTTGAAGATCTGGAAGAGCTGCTGCATATGGGTGTTTCAAAATTTACAAATGTGATAGGGAGTGATTACAGCTTAAGAAGTAGTATCGAAAATATTAAAAAGGCACTGCACTATCCACCACACGGACTTCCAATTGTACTTTGCGGAAAGCCGGGTTCTGGAAAACGGTTTCTGAGCAGACAGATATATGCATACTGTCAGGCAGAACGGCTGATCAGTGAAAATGCAGAATATACCTACATATCCTGTGATACCATCGAGGAGCCTGAGCTCTTTACATTGCTGTTTGGAAAGAATGATGAAAAGAGCAATGAAACAGGGATATTAAAGAATTCAAAGTATGAGTATATTGTATTTAACAGCTTTCGAAATGCAGGAAAAAACATTCAGAATGCACTGGCAGACTATATAGATGAGGGTGCGACACTGAATGGGCCGAAGGCAAAGCTGATCTTTCTTTGTAATCAGCAGCTTGAAATGACGTTTACACAACAGTTGCTGGGACGCCTTTTGACGATTGTAACGATACCATCACTGAAAGAGCGGACAATCTATGAAAAGGAATCACTGATTCTGCATTTCATACGGGAAGAATCAAAAAAGGTTCAAAAGGGCTTGAAGATTACAGATTACTTCATGGAGCTGATGATTGCACAGGATTTTGAAGACAGCATAGAACAACTGCAAAGTGCGATTGTGCGATCCTTCTTCCATGCTTATGAGAAAAAGGAAGAGCATATCTGTCTGGATGTATCCTGTATTCCAAGTGAATTAAAATACAGGGTGAGCGTTTATGATAAGGAGCATGCCTATCTTCTGGAGGAATATCAGCTGATATACCATGGAATCACAAAGGAGCTGTTTTATGATATCCTGCGGTATGCCGAGGAATATTATTATGATACGGCATCAAAATCCGGGAAGAGGCTGTATGCGGCGGTCGAAAAGTTTAATGATCATATTATTTTCCGCCTGCCAAAGTTCCAGAAGAGCTTGGAGCAGTATAAAGCAATCATCCAAAGTGTCACCGATATCTGTCACTCACGCTCAAATATTTCCTTCAGCAACAATATGCAGAATCTGATGGTATTTTCTTTATATTGCCAGTCGATTGAATATCAGATATTCTATGAATTTATGGAGCGGTATGAGGAAAGAATCAAAACACTGCTCACAATGCTGTATGATGTTGAATCAAAGGAATATCAGGTTTACAGCGAAGTGGAATTTTTGCTGCATAAGACATTTTCCATAGAAACCAATGCCTTCCTGAAGCTGCTTATGATTCTGAATTTAAAGTACGATCAAACAGCATTTGACAATGATTATGCAGTAGGCTTAATCATCTGTCATGGTTATTCAACTGCTTCCAGTATTGCGAATGCCGCAAATGCATTGCTGGCAGAGCAGGTCTATGTGGCATTTGATATGCCTCTGGATGTACAGGTGGATGAAATCGTAAAGAAAATTGATACCTATCTGAATGAAAAACAGTTTTTGGATAATGCGTTGATTCTGGTGGATATGGGATCTCTGGAGCTGATAGGCAATAAAATCAGAAATCGTTATGATATCAATATCGGTATCATAAACAATACGACGACCTCTATGGCTCTGCATATCGGATATGGTATCCTTCAGAAAAGAAATATTCAGGAAATCCTGCAGGAAGCGAGTAAACAAACGGTTTGTACGTATAACTTTATTCAAAAAAAGGCGAAGAAAAAAGCAATTATCTTTACAAGCGAAAGCGGAATGTCTACTGCTGAGAAGATAAAAGCTCTGTTCCAGGACAGTATTCCCAAAACGATACCGATCCAGCTGATATCATATGATTATTATCAGATTCTGAATGAACAGACGCAGGAGGAAATATCGGGTTCCTATGATATTCTGTTTGTCGCAGGAACAATGGATCCAAAGCTTGCGGGATCTGATTTCATCGATTTGGGAGATATTATCAATCTGCGTGCAATACGCCGTATCAATGATATATTCAGAAATTATATGGGAGATGATGAAATACAGCAGTTTAACGATGATCTACTAAAGAATTTTTCATTGATCAATGTCATTGAATCTTTAACCATTCTAAATCCAAGGGCCTTGCTGGATATCGTTGAAAAATCAATACATCTGCTTGAGCGTGAGCAGTCTTCGAAAATCGATCCGAAAATTCTGATAGGTCTGTACGTGCATATCTGCTGCTTTGTAGAGCGCATGGTAAAACGCATACCGGTGAAAACGTATCCCGATTTGCAGAAATTCGAGGTTGAACAAAAGGATTTCATACATCATATGAGAATAGCATTTCAGGAGCTTTCACAGCATTATGGAATAGAGATTCCCTGCAGTGAGATAGCATATATCTATGATTATATGCACATTCTGAATGGAAATGATAAAGAGGTTTATAGTGATGAATAGGAAAGGAGAATGAAATATGGCAATCGTTTTAACAAGAATCGATAATCGCCTACTGCATGGTGTGGTAGCGACGCAATGGGCACCGTCAACCGGCTGTACCCGCTTAATGGTCATTGACAATGAAGTGGCAGATGATCCGCAGAAAAAGGAAACCATGAAATTCGGGCGGCCCAGTGGCGTAAATTTGTCCATTATCAATGAGGAGACAGCTCTTACAAATTTTAAAAACCATAAATATGACACACAGAAGGTGTTTATTGTGACGAAGCATCCGGACATTCTGTTGAAAATCGCAGCTGTTGAGCCGTTGAAAAAAGTTAATATCGGGGGGACTGTGAGAATTGAAAACGGTGTTGAGCTGTCAAACCGTGCGATGGCAGATGAAAAGGATATCATCGCATATAAGGAATTGACGAAACTAGGCGCAAAAGTCGAGATACAGTATGTGCCGAGTGATAAGGCGACACCGTTTGAAGCTATTGTTAAATAGGAAAGGAGATTGATCTAGTCTTAGATCAAATATACATATGAATGCTATACAAATAATTTTAATTACATTGCTGGCCGCTTTGAAAAAGGTTGACCAGAAGGGGCCGCAGATTTTTATTTACAACACTGTATTCTGGGGGTTTTTAGCCGGTGCTATTATGGGGGATATCATGACAGGGATGGCAATTGGTGCCACCTTTCAGCTGATGTCGCTGGGAGTTGCGGCAATCGGTGGAACATCAGTTCCGGATTATCAGATTGGAGCCATCATTTCTATTGCGATAGCAGTCAGTACCGGACAGGGAATTGAGGCAGGAATCGCAGTTGGTCTTCCTGTAGCTATGCTTGCTGTACAGTTGGATGTACTTGGGAATATCGCACATGGTATCTTCGTGCGCAAGGCTCAGACATATGCGACGGAAAGGAAATGGAATTCCTTCAATATGATGTATATTATCTGTATCATCATAACCGCATTAACGACTGGATTACCTACCTTTCTTGCTGTAGCATTTGGTGATGTGCTTGTCACCACGATTATAGATGCCATGCCGGTCTGGTTCACCTCCGGTTTATCACTTGCCGGTAAAATATTACCGGTTGTAGGATTTGCTGTTTTGCTGAAATATATGCCAGTTAAACAGAATATCGAATATCTGCTGATTGGGTTTGTATTTGCGGCATATTTAAATGTTCCTGTTTTGGGAGTGGCAATTGTTGGAGCTGCATTAGGTTTCAAGCTGTATAAGGATCAGAATCGATCTTTGGAAATGGCGGTATCTGCAGGAGGTGAACAGTATGATGACGAATAATGAAAAGAAAGCGATTTTATCAAACAAGGATTTAAATCAGGTAGGAATAAGATGGTTCATGTCCATTGAAACTTTCAATTACGAAACCCAGCTTGCCGGTTCCTATGCTTTTGCTGTAATGCCAGCACTTCGTAAAATTTATAAGGATGATAGCGAATTGACGGAAGCGATGGATAACCATTTTAAATATTTCAATTGTATGCCTTGGCTGACAAATTTGATTCTGGGGGCTACTCTAGCATTAGAGGATAATCAGGGTATACAGGCTAAGGATGCTGTTCAGGACCTTAAGGTATCTTTGATGGGACCGCTTTCCGGTATTGGTGACAGTATCTTCTTTATTCTGATACCAACAATTTTGGGTTCGATTACAGCATATATGGCACAGGATGGAAATCCTTTGGGCATGATTGTATGGTGTATATATGGTATCGTAATCGGTTTTATCAGGATTAAGTCTGTATCCTGGGGATATAAGGGCGGACTAAAGCTTGTGAATGAGCTTGGCAAAAAGTTGTCTGTTTTTACGAATTCAATATCAGCAATGGGATTAACTGTTGTCGGTGCTTTAATACCATCCCTTGTGAAAGTGACAACACCTCTTGTATTTAAAATGGGCGAGGTAACACAAGAGGTTCAAACAATTCTGGACACCATTATGCCTGCGATGATACCTGCAATATTCACATTCATCTCCTATAAGCTGTTGGGAAGAAATGTAAAAATATCATGGCTTATCCTGATTATCATCGTATTTTCCTGGATTTGTGCAGCTTTTGGAATTCTGGCTTGATTTATGCTTGTATCAACCACTGCAATTGATATAACACCGCATTGTCCCGTAAAGCTGTGCGGTTATATCAATGACATAAGACTTGCCCAGAGAACACAGACCGCTCATGCTCCAATTTATGCAATAGCACTGCGTCTTGTCCTTGAAAACAGTCAGCTACTGATTTTGACAATGGATATCCTTAGTATTATGAAAAACAGAGCTGAGCAAATAAAGGATAGTATAACACAGGCATATTCCATAAAAAAAGAAGAAATATTCATCCATGCAATTCATACACATGCCGGACCAAGTGGATTCAGTGCAGATGCTATGGGGAAAGAATATGAGGATAATGTTACATATAGAGAGGATGTGATATCCAGAATATGTACAGGATTAAAACCTGTTTTTGCAAAAGCTGAAGAAGCTCGTGCATTTATGGGGAAAACAGAAATTCATGGCTTTTATGATAATCGAAATGACAGGAACAGGTATTATGATGCAGATGCATACAGGCTTCAGTTTCGAAGCGATGATCAGCTGATTGCTGAGCTTGTGAATCTTAATGTTCATTCTACTGTACTTGGTCCTACTAATATGGAGATATCCTATGATCTTATCGGTACGATACGTGAGGAATTGCATAAAAGAGAGAATATATATCCTTTACTCTGTATCGGTACCTCGGCAGATATCAGCAATCGCCATTACCGCGAGGGTGATGATTTTAAAGAGCTTAATCGTACTGCGAAAGGAATCACCAATCAATTGCTGGAAATACAAAATTTTACTGAGATTGATATGCACACACTTAAGCTGGATACCTTTTCCTATACCGTTTCCTACGACAATACATTGCTGTTTTCCGGTTATCAGAAGGAACTGGAAGAAATACAAAAAAATCTGGAGGCGGAAACGGATAAAACAAAAAGAAAGCTGCTTCTTTCATCCAAAGACAAATTCGAAAGCAAGCTGCTTATTCATAAGGTACATAAGGAACTGAAGCTGTCACTGTTGCGCTTTCCAGAACTCTTGTTGGTAACCTTTCCAGGAGAACTAACATCCGTGTTTGGTAAATATATAAAAGAACAAACAAAAACTCCCTTTACCTGTATAATGACCTGTACCAATGATCATCATGGTTATTTTATTGAGCAGGATCAATATGGAAGGTGTTATGAAGCAACTGCTACTTTAATTCCAAAGGGAGAGACAGAAAAAATGATAAAAAAACTGGGGGAACTATTATGAGACGACTTGTTATCGCATCACATGAACGTATGGCGGAAGGTGTAAAAAATACATTGGATTTCATAACAAATAGCAGTTTCTCCGTATATGCTGTAAATGCATATACTACACAGATACCGTTGGAGAACCAGCTACAATCTGTTTTTGAAGAATTTGAAACAGAGGATGAAATTGTAATTCTCACAGATATGTTAACCGGGAGTGTAAATCAGGCATGTATTCCCTATCGTAATGATCATGTATTCCTTATGACAGGTTTCAACATACCGGCAGCTCTTGAAATACTATTGTATCCGCAG
This region includes:
- a CDS encoding sulfite exporter TauE/SafE family protein; this translates as MLYTFVICFIAGIGAGLGTGFAGMSAAAVISPMLITFLHMEPYMAVGIALASDVLASAVSAYTYGRHGNLDIRNGLIMMIFVLIFTLVGSYVSSLVPGTAMGRFSTFMTLLLGIKFIVRPVMTTKSSMEHTDPKKRLMQSMVSGAMVGFICGFIGAGGGMMMLLILTSVLGYELKTAVGTSVFIMTFTAFTGAVSHFTIGGMPDMTALILCIASTLLWARIAARFANKASAKTLNRATGVVLTVLGIAILAVNYL
- a CDS encoding Rpn family recombination-promoting nuclease/putative transposase produces the protein MENTKANTVLNYCNDVFFKYTLSREDEGSVYARNTIIERVTGIKVKESTVQNPNLDPGTIGKKRIILDVHVKDEKGRFFNLEMQTTYAGVAEMMRFEFYGARALNNQLDSSEKYKDLKPVYQIIFIEKCAWNNKNLINHYQMRNEQGEDESKHPLIRRTYVHLPVINEIAKKKAIQQMDDFEQQCFLFENNAKNDILESKERLVKVFMDKYEEMQKDDELWSTAMAIQMGEARYRYGLEDSFEEGMKEGIIKGKAEGKLEGERQLLHRLMEAKFQEDCTAWLQSLTEDQLHIVSNLLLECDTLEELKNRIKAILNNTSK
- a CDS encoding RDD family protein; translation: MEDTVKLKWYFRLFSKLDNEACNVDMTNRAVAWGIDWIAGSLITAFPTVIFYMALTKTQEVNQNLLAFDQPYGWVAGILSLLFCIAYYVIYPYRHNGQTCGKKFMDMKIVKRDGSDIDLKSLCKRQILGCIILEGCLIPGGSYVCQLLSLAAGYDLTLVLGVASGVICLLSIYIAMKKKSRRMIHDYLADTKVVAIEK
- a CDS encoding PRD domain-containing protein, with amino-acid sequence MYSGTKKLILDYLMDETAYLKRKNRHHYSSAYIADKFMISRSLSSHYLNDLYKEGELIKVNERPVLYLHKDILRSRIRGKSLRSEYDTVEDLEELLHMGVSKFTNVIGSDYSLRSSIENIKKALHYPPHGLPIVLCGKPGSGKRFLSRQIYAYCQAERLISENAEYTYISCDTIEEPELFTLLFGKNDEKSNETGILKNSKYEYIVFNSFRNAGKNIQNALADYIDEGATLNGPKAKLIFLCNQQLEMTFTQQLLGRLLTIVTIPSLKERTIYEKESLILHFIREESKKVQKGLKITDYFMELMIAQDFEDSIEQLQSAIVRSFFHAYEKKEEHICLDVSCIPSELKYRVSVYDKEHAYLLEEYQLIYHGITKELFYDILRYAEEYYYDTASKSGKRLYAAVEKFNDHIIFRLPKFQKSLEQYKAIIQSVTDICHSRSNISFSNNMQNLMVFSLYCQSIEYQIFYEFMERYEERIKTLLTMLYDVESKEYQVYSEVEFLLHKTFSIETNAFLKLLMILNLKYDQTAFDNDYAVGLIICHGYSTASSIANAANALLAEQVYVAFDMPLDVQVDEIVKKIDTYLNEKQFLDNALILVDMGSLELIGNKIRNRYDINIGIINNTTTSMALHIGYGILQKRNIQEILQEASKQTVCTYNFIQKKAKKKAIIFTSESGMSTAEKIKALFQDSIPKTIPIQLISYDYYQILNEQTQEEISGSYDILFVAGTMDPKLAGSDFIDLGDIINLRAIRRINDIFRNYMGDDEIQQFNDDLLKNFSLINVIESLTILNPRALLDIVEKSIHLLEREQSSKIDPKILIGLYVHICCFVERMVKRIPVKTYPDLQKFEVEQKDFIHHMRIAFQELSQHYGIEIPCSEIAYIYDYMHILNGNDKEVYSDE
- a CDS encoding PTS sugar transporter subunit IIB, giving the protein MAIVLTRIDNRLLHGVVATQWAPSTGCTRLMVIDNEVADDPQKKETMKFGRPSGVNLSIINEETALTNFKNHKYDTQKVFIVTKHPDILLKIAAVEPLKKVNIGGTVRIENGVELSNRAMADEKDIIAYKELTKLGAKVEIQYVPSDKATPFEAIVK
- a CDS encoding PTS sugar transporter subunit IIC, which translates into the protein MNAIQIILITLLAALKKVDQKGPQIFIYNTVFWGFLAGAIMGDIMTGMAIGATFQLMSLGVAAIGGTSVPDYQIGAIISIAIAVSTGQGIEAGIAVGLPVAMLAVQLDVLGNIAHGIFVRKAQTYATERKWNSFNMMYIICIIITALTTGLPTFLAVAFGDVLVTTIIDAMPVWFTSGLSLAGKILPVVGFAVLLKYMPVKQNIEYLLIGFVFAAYLNVPVLGVAIVGAALGFKLYKDQNRSLEMAVSAGGEQYDDE
- a CDS encoding PTS system mannose/fructose/sorbose family transporter subunit IID translates to MMTNNEKKAILSNKDLNQVGIRWFMSIETFNYETQLAGSYAFAVMPALRKIYKDDSELTEAMDNHFKYFNCMPWLTNLILGATLALEDNQGIQAKDAVQDLKVSLMGPLSGIGDSIFFILIPTILGSITAYMAQDGNPLGMIVWCIYGIVIGFIRIKSVSWGYKGGLKLVNELGKKLSVFTNSISAMGLTVVGALIPSLVKVTTPLVFKMGEVTQEVQTILDTIMPAMIPAIFTFISYKLLGRNVKISWLILIIIVFSWICAAFGILA
- a CDS encoding PTS fructose transporter subunit IIA; protein product: MRRLVIASHERMAEGVKNTLDFITNSSFSVYAVNAYTTQIPLENQLQSVFEEFETEDEIVILTDMLTGSVNQACIPYRNDHVFLMTGFNIPAALEILLYPQDKKLSEKELLRIVETARAQLQLVVSTEELEDE